The Proteiniborus ethanoligenes genomic interval TCCTTAAATAAAGTATCTTGATTTATTGCTTATTCAATAAACATAGTCGGAAAACCCGACTATGTTTATTATTCTTATAAAAAAAAGGTGTAATCAATATCTCTTGATTTTAATAATCTCCTTCGTAATCTTCATTTAGTAATTGAGTAGCTCTAAATTCAAAGTCTATTTCAGCGCTTTTACCTTGACAGTCATTTTCTGCAGAAGTTGGTAGAGTCAATGTAATTGTTAGCACGTCTGATTTATCTACTGCTAGGTTTTCATTTATTTCATAGCCATTTACTTGATCCAATAAATTAATTGTGCCACTGAATATTGTAATATTTTCATTTTTAACAATTGTAATTACTAAGTCATCTGCTAAATCAGCATCAGCTGTAACAGTTGGTATAAGCTTATATCTAAATGGTAACGTGCTATTACTATCATGAGCAATAGTAACAGTATAGTCTTTTGAATCGCCAGGTTGTTGATTTGTTACACTTATTACTCCGCCTGCACTTTCTGTTGCTGACATTTTCAATGTACCAGTCTGAAACACATTATCTGTACTCGTAGCCTGACTTGTAAACCATGCATATGTACCTAATCCTGCTCCAAATGCTAATAATCCAATTAACATTAATGCTAATATCATTCTTTTTTTCATTTTCAAAAATCCTCCTTAAGTCTTATAATTATTTTTCTCTTTTTTTGATACAATAATGGTGAAAGGTTTTCTAAATCTTTCTTTTTCTTCACGGAGGGTTATCTTGGTAGAGATAGCCCTTTTTTATTTTTTTGTTTATTTTTATCACCCCCAGTTCTATAGTTTTTTCTTCCATTGCTACAATATTTTTTGAATAACTGCTGCAGCTTATATTTTCATATTGTCCTTATGTTTAGTCTTATCTTTTTCTTCCTCATCTATTTTGGACAATATGTTTTTTATTTCCCCTCCTAGAAGGAGAAATAC includes:
- a CDS encoding TasA family protein, coding for MKKRMILALMLIGLLAFGAGLGTYAWFTSQATSTDNVFQTGTLKMSATESAGGVISVTNQQPGDSKDYTVTIAHDSNSTLPFRYKLIPTVTADADLADDLVITIVKNENITIFSGTINLLDQVNGYEINENLAVDKSDVLTITLTLPTSAENDCQGKSAEIDFEFRATQLLNEDYEGDY